In Thermodesulfobacteriota bacterium, the genomic window CCTCCGATGCAGCGGTCGGCCAGCCGTCGGTGGACTTGCCGCTGCAGACGGCACTCAAGGCAGCCCTGTACCTGTCGGCTCGGGAATCAGGAGTGAGCAAGTCCGAACTGGGCCGGCGTCTGGCAGTGGACGAGCGAGAGGCCCGCCGCATCCTCGATCCTCGATACGGCACCAAACTGCCCACCCTGGAGCGCGCGCTGCATGCCTTGGGCAAGCGCGTGGAGCTTCGGGTGGAGTGAACGCAGCGCCTGCTCGACCAGCGGCTCCTCCGCCACCGCCCCGAACTCGCACCGCCATCGCAGCACGTGAGACGTTGTGTCCCAGTTCACGATTCGTAGCACACTGGCGGCGATACTAAACCAGGACGCACGTCCACCCCCGCGGGGAAGGCCGAGCCGGCCAGGAGGCCGAGGAGCGCGGCCGCCAGGTAGACGAGGACCTGGTTTCGCTCCAGGGCCTCGCGGGTCACGGCGGCCCCTCACCCCCGAGGCGCGAAGAGCTGGGCCAGCGACCGGGCGAAGCCCTCCAGGGCGGCGGGCTCGGGGAGGGGGAGCCGAAGCTCCACGCGGCCGTCGTCGGTGGGTACGAGGCACTCCCCCAGGCGGGCCGAGACGGCGGCG contains:
- a CDS encoding type II toxin-antitoxin system HicB family antitoxin codes for the protein MHRFRYPVTLTPDQTDGGWVVTFADVPEAITQGETVEECLEQAADCLEEAIAARIEDGMPLPEPSDAAVGQPSVDLPLQTALKAALYLSARESGVSKSELGRRLAVDEREARRILDPRYGTKLPTLERALHALGKRVELRVE